TGGCGAAGCGTAAGGCGGATATCCTCGCCATGACTGCGGAAATGAGCCGGGAGGAGTGGTTGCGTCAGAGAAGGCGCGGCATCGGGGGTTCCGATGCCGCCGCCATCGCCGGGTTGAGCCGGTACAAATCGCGGATACAGGTCTATCT
The window above is part of the Effusibacillus pohliae DSM 22757 genome. Proteins encoded here:
- a CDS encoding YqaJ viral recombinase family protein, producing MSREEWLRQRRRGIGGSDAAAIAGLSRYKSRIQVYL